The DNA sequence GGAAGGCCGCCCGGCCCGTAGACGTATGTGTAGACCTTGCCGTCCGAGTCCTTCTCGGACACGAGCTGCTCGCCGATCCAGAACGAGTCGGTCGTCTTGGTCGACCCCGGCCGCGCGACGACCTTGCGCTCCCTCATCCCCGTCGCGCCGTAGGAGTACGTCGCGGTGACGTCGGCGCTCCCGACGACAGCGAGCTGCCCCAGCGCGTTCCGATGAAACGGGCGCGCGCGAATCGGAATCGATGGCCTCACACAGTCGTGCCCGCGCGGTATCGGCGCAACCGGGTCTGTCGCACGAGGATGACAAGTCCGGAGAAGAGCACGAACATGCCGTTTGTTGCGATGTAGTAGCGAGCATCTGGGGCGTCCCCCGTGAGACCACGGATCCAGAAGTAGGTCAGACCGAACATGTGGACGCCCCCGATGGCCCAACTCACGTAGCGCCACGACTTGCCCAACAGCGCCGCCGACGGAATCAACGCAGCCGAAAGTAGGAAGGCGAGCATCATTGCCGTCTCGGCGGCGACATAGACTCCTAGGCCGAATTCCGTCACTACTCCACCCCCGTCACGCGCCGTATTGCTGGTTGATAGTATGTCCTGTCGACGGCGTACAACCCTGCACCTATGCCGAAGAGTAACGCACCCACGGCGTACGCGCCCCCGACCGAGATGGTCGCAGCCGGCGCAAGTGTCAGTCCACTCCCGGCCGAGATAGTGACTGCTGGCCCCGTCGCCGAATACGCTGCCACCATCAAGGCCGTGCCGCAGCCACTGTAGACAAGCGCCCACGTGCCTGGTCCGACGATACTCAGCACGGCATACATTCCGCGGTCTGGTTCGGGCTGTGTGGAGACAGCAGACGCCGAGTTGCCAGCGACGGTATCCGGAGATCGGAAGCGGACGCGCGCGAGTCGCGCCTCGGCGGCTTGCCTCTCCCTCTGTCCGGAACTCGACGGCGCATGGCTGCTTCTCGTGCCTCCGCGACCCGTACGTCCTGAGCTCCGCGCGAACCCCTTTCCGCCGGGCGCCGCATCGTGCTGGGGAATGTCCGGTTCATGATCGTTGTCAGGCTCAGCGTAGTAGTTCCCAAGCAGGATGTCCCGCCCGTCGGGGTCGAGGAACATGATCGGGCTGTCGCCGACATAGACGTACGCGTTGAGCGAGACCGGACTGCCGGCTTTCGGCGGTGCAGGGTCCACCGAGATGAAGCGCGCCACGGCGGGGTCGTAGTAGCGGGCGGGCAGGTAGTACAGGCCGGTCTCGGTGTCGTGGTAGTAGCCCCGGTAGCGCAGCGGCTGACGGGCGGCAAGGCCGCTCGAGTTCCAGTCGATCGCCTCGATGACGCGGCCCCACGGGTCGTAGCGGTAGCCCGCGACCGCGTTGCCGGAAGCGTCCGCGAGTCCGACGACCGATCCGAGGGCGTCGGTGACATACGCGTAGCTCGTCGACGTGGCCCCGCTCGTGACGGCGAGCTCGAGCGGGGTGCCGCCCGGCCCGTAGACGTAGGTGTA is a window from the Actinomycetota bacterium genome containing:
- a CDS encoding RHS repeat-associated core domain-containing protein, whose translation is MTATYSYGATGMRERKAVARPGSAKTTDSFWVGSQLVSEKDSDGRVYTYVYGPGGTPLELAVTSGATSTSYAYVTDALGSVVGLADASGNAVAGYRYDPWGRVIEAIDWNSSGLAARQPLRYRGYYHDTETGLYYLPARYYDPAVARFISVDPAPPKAGSPVSLNAYVYVGDSPIMFLDPDGRDILLGNYYAEPDNDHEPDIPQHDAAPGGKGFARSSGRTGRGGTRSSHAPSSSGQRERQAAEARLARVRFRSPDTVAGNSASAVSTQPEPDRGMYAVLSIVGPGTWALVYSGCGTALMVAAYSATGPAVTISAGSGLTLAPAATISVGGAYAVGALLFGIGAGLYAVDRTYYQPAIRRVTGVE